The DNA region TGTGGTAGAGAGTTCGGCTATTGAAAAACAAATTATTTTAGAAAACTTCCCGAACAAGAAAAATGGTTTTTTAGTTGTTGCTAAAGTTATAGAAGGATAAAATGGATTCTCAGATAAAAAAAATACACCAACAACTGGTGTCTAAACAAATAAGTTGTACCGCTTTAGTTCAGGAAAAATTAGATTTATTGAAGCAAAATGAATACAATTCAGTAAATAGTACTCTGGATTCCATGGCGCTTGAATTAGCGGCTAAGGTAGATGCTAAGATTGCAAAGGGAGAATCTATCGGCCTGCTTGAAGGTATTCCTTTTGGAATTAAAGATGTGTACATGGTACAAGGAACGTACACGACTGCGAGTTCTGAATTATTAAAAAACTACAAAGCGCCTTATACAGCAACGGCTATCCAAAAATTATTGGATGCGGGAGCTATTCCATTGGTTAAAGAAAACTGTGATAGTTTTGGTCATGGTTCTTCTAGTGAAAATACCATTTTTGGAGCGGTAAAAAATGCAATCAATCCGGAATTAGTGGGTGGAGGTTCAAGTGGAGGTTCTGCAGTGAACGTGGCTAAAGAATATACGGTGTTTTCTATTGGAGGAGATACGGGAGGTTCTATCCGTCAGCCTGCGGGATACAATCATATTTATGGTTTGAAACCTTCTTACGGAAGAATTTCTAGATACGGTTTGATGGCTTATGCTTCTTCTACGGATTGTGTTGGTCCATTGGCTAAATCAATTGAGGATATTCGTATCGTGTTGAACGTAATGAGCGGAAAGGATCCAAAAGATCAAACTTCGGTAGCCTCAAGCGAAATTACGGAAGAAGCTCTTGCTAATTCTTCAGTAAAAACAATTGGGTATTTTAAAAATTTCATCGATAGCGAAGCGATTGATGCACAAATAAAAGCTGATTTCTTAGCTGCTATCGAAAAAATTAAAGCTAAAGGAATTGAAGTAAAAGAATTAGATTTCTTCAAATCGGATATTTTAGTTTCTACTTATTATACCTTGGCAATGGCCGAAACAGCATCAAACTTATCTCGTCTGGACGGAACCAATTATGGAAACCGAATTGAAGGAGAAAATTTGATTGACAGTTATGCGGTTACCCGTTCTGAGAATTTCTCTGAAGAAACCAAACGTAGAATTGTGGGAGGAAACCAAGTGTTATCTCAAGGTTTCTCCGATGAAATCTATTTGAAAGGTTTGGCTTTAAGAGACCAAATTTCTGAAAACTTCAGTAAGGATTTTGAAGAAGTGGATATTGTTTTATCGCCGGTAACACCTAGTACACCACCAAAAATCGGAGATAGTTTAAAAGATCCTTTGGCGATGTATTTATCAGATGCATACACAGTTGGTTTTAGTTTAGGACAATTACCAACTTTAACCGTGCCACAAGGAACAAGTACAGGTCTGCAAATTACAGCAGCAAAGAATAATGATGAATTAGTGATGCAATTTGCTAACTTCTTAAAAGATATTTTATAATGGAATTGGAACAATTAACAGCGGCTATTAAGGCCCACGATTTAGAATTGGTTATCGGACTGGAAACGCACGTTCGATTAAATACCAAAACCAAGTTGTTTTGTTCTTGTCCAAATCAAGAAATTGAAACACCTAACCAAAATATATGTTCGGTTTGTACCGGACAAATGGGAGTTTTACCAGCTGTAAATAAAGAAGCGGTAATGAAGGCTATTTATTTCGGTAAAGCGGTAGATTCTTCTTTTAGTAATGAAGTGATTTCTTGGGATAGAAAGCACTATGAGTATCCAGATAACCCGAAAAATATCCAAATTACGCAGTTTCACAATCCGATTATTCCTGATGGTCACGTTTCATGTTATCGAAATGATGGTACGCAGTTTACTGTAAATTTGACTCAGGTACATATCGAAGAGGATGCTGCGAAATTGATGCACGAAAAGAAAATTTCCTTAGTGGATTTTAATAAAGCAGGAGTTCCGTTGATCGAAATTGTAACGGAGCCTTGTATTCGTAATATCGAAGATGCTTCAACCTATGCGCAATACATTCAGCGTATTGTTCAGAATTTAGGTATTTCTGAAGCTAACTTAGAAAAAGGGGAATTTAAGTCGGATGTATCGGTGTCTTTGCGTAAAAAACATTCATACGATTTGAATCCAAGAACAGAAATCAAAAACTTGAACTCGTTTAAGTTTATGGTGGAAGCTTTGAAAGAAGAGGTAGAGAAACAATTCAATTATTATATTGAGCACAAAGAGTTTCGTCCTGATCAAACTACGGTTTTATGGGATGCCGATTTGAAGCAAACAAAAACCATGCGTAAAAAGGAATTTGAGGCAGATTATCGTTTTATTTCTGAACCGGATTTACCTTTTGTAAACATCAAAAAAGAAGTAGAAGGAATTAAAGTGGATACCTCTGCTTTGCCTTTTGCGGTAGAATCTATTTTGATTGGTGGAGGTGTTTTGCCTCAGGATGCTAAATTCTTCACGGCAGATAGTTTGCGTTCCAGAACTTTTGTGGCAATAAACCATGAAATCAATGATCCTTCGTTTGTGGCTAAAACATTAGCTAATAATATCAAGGCGGAAGATTATGATAAAATCAATAATGTTCAGGATATTATTGCCATTTTTCAGTTGTTTAAAGCAGAGAAAATTACAGCGGTTTTAGTGCAAAATGCATTAGCGAGTTATTTGAAAGACGCTGCTTTTGACTATAAAAAATACTTTGAAGAGAATACTATTTCTGAAGATAAAATTCAAGAAGTAATTGCTAAGGTTATTGCAGAAAATGAAGCTGTTGCAAATGATATTAAGGCTGGTGACCAAGGAAAAGCAGGTATTTTAGTTGGTAAAGTTTTAGGTGTTATTGGTAAAGGTGCCAACGGAAAAGTAATTCGCCAGATTATCTTAGACAAATTAGGTGCTGCAGCGGTTTCGGAGAAAAATGAAGCGCAGGAAAAAGTGGCGAAAGAAGCTATTGCTGAACAAAAAGAAAGTCAGGAAGAAGCATTGCCGGAAATTCCAATCGTTGTAAAAGATATCTATAGAACACATAAGATTTCGCAATTATCTGAAGCGAATGTTGGAGAAGAAGTGTTATTGTCAGGATGGGTAGCGAGTGTGCGTGACCACGGAGAATTGATGTTTATTGATTTACGTGATTCGAGTTATGAAATTTTCCAGGTTAATATCAGTAGAGAAACATTTCCTAATATCGATGAATTAGTAAAATTGAAGCCTGAAACGGTTATTTCTGTAAAAGGAAAGGTTGTTGGGCGTAATGAAGATGATTATAATGCGGGATTGCGTACTGGTAAAATTGAATTAGAAACATCCGAATTAGAGATATTAAACTTGTCAAAAACGTTGCCTTTCGAAATTAAAAGAGCGGCAAAAACCAATGAGGCAACTCGTTTCCAATACAAGTTCTTAGATCACAGAAATGATGAGGTACGTCGTGCGATTGTAAACCGTCATAAAGTGATTAAGTTAATCCGTGATATTCTGGATGCAGAGGAGTTTTTAGAAATTGAAACACCTATTTTGAGTGCAGGAACAGATGAGGGAGCACGTGAATTTATTGTTCCTACTCGTAAACAAGCAGGTTCGTTTTATACCTTACCACAGGCGCCGCAACAGTTTAAACAAATGTTGATGGTAAGTGGTTATGAGAAATATTTCCAAGTAGCGCGTTGTTTTAGAGATGAGGATTCTCGAGGGGATCGTCAGCCTGAGTTTACACAGTTGGATATGGAAATGGCGTATGCGAGCATGCAACAAATTATCGATTTGAATACGAAATTGTTCAATGAAGTAGTAAAAAAAGTATATGGTAACAAATGGATTTTACATCCGTTTGAAGTGCTTACGTATAAAGAAGCGATGGATTATTACGGTTGTGACCGTCCTGATTTGCGTTTTGGATTAAAAATGCAAGACATTACCGAAATTGTAAAAGAAACTACATTCCAAGTTTTCTCTAAACCAATTGAAGAAGGTGGAATTGTAAAATGTATCAAAGTTTCGGCTCAAGAGCAAGGAAACAAGCGTATGTCTAAAGGTCAAATAGAAGCTTTGACGGCTATTGCACAACAACACGGTTTAGGAGGATTAGCATATATCATCGTAAATGAAGACGAATTGCAATCGCCAATTATTAAGTTTTTAGGAGAGGAAATTGCAGCAGGAATCATTCAGGCTACGAATGCTCAGGTGGGTGATATTGTATTCTTCTCGGCGGCTGATTATGCTACGGCAAATAAGGCTTTGGATGCAGTGCGTCAGGAAATGGGTAGAATGCTTCATTTGATTAATGCTAAAGAATTGCGTCCGGCTTGGGTTGTTGATTTCCCTATGTTTGAAAAAACAGATGAAGGTCGATGGACCTTTACACATAATCCATTCTCTATGCCGGCAATTTATGATTTGCAAAAACACATGGATGGTAAGGAAGAAGAAATCGGTACAATCATTGCGCAGCAATACGATATTATCCTGAACGGATACGAAATTGGAGGAGGTTCTGTTCGTGCTCATAAATCGGAAATTTTGGAAGCAACTTATAGAAATATGGGTTACAACAAAGAAGAGATGATTAAGAGTGTAGGAACGATGTATAAGGCTTTCCAGTATGGAGCGCCGCCACATGGAGGAATCGCTTGGGGAATTGATCGTTTAATGATGATTTTAGAGAAAAAAGCCTCTATTCGTGAAGTTATGGCTTTTCCTAAAACAGGAACCAGTGAGGATTTATTATTTGGAGCTCCATCGCCACTTTCTGATAAAAAGGTAGAGGAAATGAATGTGAGGATTATTAATAAATAGTTTTCTATAATAATAAAAAGAAAGCGGATTGGTAGAAGTATCAATCCGCTTTTTTATATGTAAGATTTTGTTTTTAAGTTTAGGAACGAGGCTTGTTAAGCCCTCTGTCATAAAGTACGATGCTTCCTGCTACAGAAACATTTAAACTTTTCTCTGATTTGAATTTGACTAAAAAATGGCATTTTTCCATTGCTTTTTTGGATAGACCATTATCTTCTGCGCCTAATAAATACACACAGCGTCTTGGATGTTCAAA from Flavobacterium nitratireducens includes:
- the gatB/aspS gene encoding bifunctional amidotransferase subunit GatB/aspartate--tRNA ligase AspS, with product MELEQLTAAIKAHDLELVIGLETHVRLNTKTKLFCSCPNQEIETPNQNICSVCTGQMGVLPAVNKEAVMKAIYFGKAVDSSFSNEVISWDRKHYEYPDNPKNIQITQFHNPIIPDGHVSCYRNDGTQFTVNLTQVHIEEDAAKLMHEKKISLVDFNKAGVPLIEIVTEPCIRNIEDASTYAQYIQRIVQNLGISEANLEKGEFKSDVSVSLRKKHSYDLNPRTEIKNLNSFKFMVEALKEEVEKQFNYYIEHKEFRPDQTTVLWDADLKQTKTMRKKEFEADYRFISEPDLPFVNIKKEVEGIKVDTSALPFAVESILIGGGVLPQDAKFFTADSLRSRTFVAINHEINDPSFVAKTLANNIKAEDYDKINNVQDIIAIFQLFKAEKITAVLVQNALASYLKDAAFDYKKYFEENTISEDKIQEVIAKVIAENEAVANDIKAGDQGKAGILVGKVLGVIGKGANGKVIRQIILDKLGAAAVSEKNEAQEKVAKEAIAEQKESQEEALPEIPIVVKDIYRTHKISQLSEANVGEEVLLSGWVASVRDHGELMFIDLRDSSYEIFQVNISRETFPNIDELVKLKPETVISVKGKVVGRNEDDYNAGLRTGKIELETSELEILNLSKTLPFEIKRAAKTNEATRFQYKFLDHRNDEVRRAIVNRHKVIKLIRDILDAEEFLEIETPILSAGTDEGAREFIVPTRKQAGSFYTLPQAPQQFKQMLMVSGYEKYFQVARCFRDEDSRGDRQPEFTQLDMEMAYASMQQIIDLNTKLFNEVVKKVYGNKWILHPFEVLTYKEAMDYYGCDRPDLRFGLKMQDITEIVKETTFQVFSKPIEEGGIVKCIKVSAQEQGNKRMSKGQIEALTAIAQQHGLGGLAYIIVNEDELQSPIIKFLGEEIAAGIIQATNAQVGDIVFFSAADYATANKALDAVRQEMGRMLHLINAKELRPAWVVDFPMFEKTDEGRWTFTHNPFSMPAIYDLQKHMDGKEEEIGTIIAQQYDIILNGYEIGGGSVRAHKSEILEATYRNMGYNKEEMIKSVGTMYKAFQYGAPPHGGIAWGIDRLMMILEKKASIREVMAFPKTGTSEDLLFGAPSPLSDKKVEEMNVRIINK
- a CDS encoding amidase family protein, producing the protein MDSQIKKIHQQLVSKQISCTALVQEKLDLLKQNEYNSVNSTLDSMALELAAKVDAKIAKGESIGLLEGIPFGIKDVYMVQGTYTTASSELLKNYKAPYTATAIQKLLDAGAIPLVKENCDSFGHGSSSENTIFGAVKNAINPELVGGGSSGGSAVNVAKEYTVFSIGGDTGGSIRQPAGYNHIYGLKPSYGRISRYGLMAYASSTDCVGPLAKSIEDIRIVLNVMSGKDPKDQTSVASSEITEEALANSSVKTIGYFKNFIDSEAIDAQIKADFLAAIEKIKAKGIEVKELDFFKSDILVSTYYTLAMAETASNLSRLDGTNYGNRIEGENLIDSYAVTRSENFSEETKRRIVGGNQVLSQGFSDEIYLKGLALRDQISENFSKDFEEVDIVLSPVTPSTPPKIGDSLKDPLAMYLSDAYTVGFSLGQLPTLTVPQGTSTGLQITAAKNNDELVMQFANFLKDIL